A segment of the Ptychodera flava strain L36383 unplaced genomic scaffold, AS_Pfla_20210202 Scaffold_28__1_contigs__length_4768798_pilon, whole genome shotgun sequence genome:
aaaggaaaacaaacaatgtcaaaatctATCAACACCTGTACCATTCTCTTTTAATAAACAAAAGACggtgacaaaaatgtaaaagattaattgataaaaataaaataaaacaaaagactgtGATAAAAATCATTACGAAAGCAgcagaataaattgaaaatcCCAGTTAAAAAAAATCCCAGTTAAAAAGTCCCAGTTAAAAAAACCATACAGAAGATGATGATCCTAAAAACTCAATCACAAATAGCACTGATTAAAAAGATGAGTTTTTAAAAGACGTTTAAAACAGTCCACAGATCTGGCGTTGCGAATCACTGGCGGCAGCGAATTCCACAGAGCAGGTGCACAAACTGAGAATGCTCTCTGCCCATATGCCTTATTAAAGTTTCCATGAGGTGGCACCAACCGCAAAGAGTCagctgatctgagatctctcaCTGGGGTGTAAATTTCTAGCAAATCGATTAAATACAGTGGTGCGAAgcgatgaatggttttataggtgattaacaaaattttgaatttgatgcgAGCACCAACTGGCAGCCAATGAAGATCAATGAGAACAGGTGTGATGTGAAATCACACCTGTCCTGGTCAAATCAACTTGACCAGGACAGGAAATTTGGTCACCAGCCCGAGGGACATATTGAAATTCGAATTCCCAGTCGTCAACTCTCTCTTAGAATGGGAATCTCACAGGTTTGGGATCAGTCTGTCAGAACAGCTGAGGGAGGCCCCTCACACCGTCTTCCAGGATAGGTTGGTCATGTTAGTGCAAAATTATATACTCGACGATACATTCCTCGAGGCCTCTGGTTAAATCATTTGCAAACAATATGTTGACAGGTGGGCACCTAATGGTTGTTCTTATATCCCTACCAGTATAATATCTCTAAATGActtattttaaatataaaaaccCAGGGGCATATGTGTGCTCCTCGGGGAATGGGTATGGGTGCctctatacatacacatataggGTCGATGGCAGGTGCCTAtagatatatttatatatttttgcaaaCCAGTTTGATCCGGTTTTGGGGGACCTTCTTTTCAGGGAAAGCAGACCAAAAAAGCAACTAATCCTTTAAGGTATTCATATGCTGCTTTCTCTCCCTTGCCATTTTGCCTCAGTTCCTCTACTCTACTTTGATTTTTTACCTTCCATATTCGCATTCCCTACACAGAGAAAGCTTTTATTCGTAATTCAACCAACAACCAATGCGTGCAATCTTGCCATCAGCCTTCTGCAACTTGGCCAGGTGAATGTAGCAATACCCATCCCTACAGCTCTTGCTGCAAGTAAGGACAGGTCCCAAAAGTATCcacactgcaaattcttctggctTGAAATATAACCACTTGGTTTGTAGGTGGCTTGCGGGTGAACCAGTTGAAATATTTCGGTTTGCCCGAAATCCACAAaggtttttaaggtttgaaGTCACGCCACCACACAGAGTATATATGGCGTGTATCATACAATACATTGGTGGCTTATTATCAAGCCCGTCATGGTATAAATTTAAGCCGAATGGCTTCTTTTTAAGCCCGTGACAATATAATTTATCGGTTTAAATTTGAGCCACTGGCATCgttggtttgtttatataccgacaaattcattggctcATCTTTAAGCCAACCACAAGTGGCAACTTTGTGGGCATGGTTTGAGTATAAACCATTCAAGTTTATGAAATTAATCGGTTAATTTCTAAACCAGAATTTTACATCACGTCACGACTTGACAGGCCTTTCGCACGATAGTGAGGACCATGCGCATTCAGTGCAACAGATTGATtagctttaattttgggcgatacgattttgtgaagttttcaattgaacaaaagacatggacttgcttcaagtctgtgggcacataaatatcaaaacaaaaagaagGAATTAGCCTAATTGACAATAAAAAGCGTTGAtctcaaatgacgtcatttttctttcattaacatgcaaaaataaatgtagggCCTATACGTCGGATTGTCAACATTTTCCAAGACAACGACGAAAGTAAAAACCAAAATAATTCATGGCTCAGACTAATGCTACCACAACCGTGAGTcacgcatgcaacaacaaacttTGGCCGAATGCGCGCGTGtagcaaacctgaaatcgcgatcaatgcTATTCTCTGTAGGCCCGGATTGTAGGCATATCCGTAATTTTTGCCAGGCCACAGCCTTGATCCTGGGACAAGTCTGACGCATTTTATTATTAAGGACATGTTTTAAATGGATGTTCTATGCCCCTGAATGTGCCAAAAGTATACACAAGCCATAGCAAACGCAACTGATATCCAGACGGTCgttcaaattaccaaaacaaccTACAAGGAGGAAGTCCTTAACCTTTGACCGTCGTTTCACCCTTTGTAACATTACActttaaaatgttcaatttcacaaaatgattcACCAAGCCAATGTTTAAACTTCGTTATAGACATTATATATCCGTGACATATGTAAGAATCATAGTACTTGTTGATTGATCGTACTCTTAAAGGGACCGCTGGCTAGTGGAATCCCCATCCCTTCACTTTAGGCAGTTGCGTATTAATTCCTGTGTGGCATGGCACAGATACTGCACTGCGCGCCAAAAATTCCGAATTCCACTGGCCTTCGCATCGTAGCCGAGGCGTTATTGACGATCGTATCAGCGCTTACGATTCCGTACTCCGGCACAAGTCGACAGTAATGGCTTCCGTCACCGATGAAGAATTACTTCGCAAGCAAGAACTGGTTATGTACCTCAACGATAGCTATTCACGGGTCATGATCAGATGCAAGTTGCAACCGACGTCTTGGAATGAACATCCACAAATCAAACGTAagtttgtttttgcatattcCGCGGAAGATTTGCAAAGTTATTGATTTAAACCGGGCTTGTTTTTTCCTCAAAGCATATCGATTAGCTTGAACCATTTTTTAGTAACATACATGCGTTTGAATAATGtcggaaaaagtgaaaatttccttgTCACAACTATTCGCCATTGTCCTTCGACATACCGCTACACCATGGACGGGTGCACCAGCGAAAATATTGATAGCACTGCTTGCTACTCATTGACATTATCAATGATCATTGCCAAGGATGTAACAAATTAgccttcaatttcattttatcagGCTGAACTGATGTGTGCTTGTCCCTTTTGTATGTTTATCGTGTTTGTATGGCTTTTCACTACCGCGAATGAATGTGTTTCCCCGAAATTGTCCATGCTGGGTGAATAATCAAATGTGTTTTCTTAGCTCCACTGTGTCAGCGGGTCGGCGACGAGGAGCTTTTCTAAgagtagccctgagtacaggtatgtgtgttccggcgttatacggcctccaccactagctagccctgcaacggtctatgcaTAACTGGGTtgttgcagcgagattcaaaatggcaatccccgtgggtaaacaacttgtcgagtacgttatgtttcagaaacgagcggttttggatgttaggagaagttaatcgcatctttccGTGGGTCAGTAAGGAGGttaaggtaggcagggaaaggattttgccccgatagagcagaatttcggccaaaagaCAGCGTTTTCGTTGCAGTCCTCATCCGgactgcagagaccccagttatgtgtccatagaccgttgcagggctgtgacGGATAAGTtataacgctgggaacacacagacctgtacgcagggctattctGAGAGGTGGATCATGGATGCGTTGTCCGGTGTACGTCGTCTGTAGTCCGCTGTGCATTTAATAACTCCTTGCCATTGTCCATCCTGAACGGAAAGATGgcaatcatttaaattttgtcatccatcagtttacaggaaaattgcatttaataaccctttgtcattattgtataggaCGGAGACACCAACAAATAGCTGCAACAAGAGCTATTGCCACAGTAAAGAGATGCCCATTTTACCAGAAAAAGTGAGTAAAACTGCACATTTGTTTCACGCTACCTTTCTGTATGATTTTCAGGCAAACTGACTTGCCACAGCTTATTTGCAGGTATCCTCAtgccattctttcaataacaaacatACTGTTTCACGGATGATATTcttgtttatgttgataatatAACCTCAAACTGGCAACTTAGATGATTCAATACAGTCACATACCTCACAAATCCTTTGGCCAAAAAGATGTAATGGTTGATTCTGTTATTCAAGGCAAATTTATGTTTCCACAGCATGATTTGAACTTGGGTCCTTTAACATTGCTTACACAAATTTTGTGAGCCATCTTGTCACTCAAGACGGGTAAATGTTAAACTGattcattttcagcaaataaCTTCCTGTACAAATGTGACTATTGACTTCCACTTACTGGTAATagataattatttgtttctttttcaacagattgtccAGGACATAACatacttgatacagaaaatgccttcagctcaacaaattaacaatggattCTCTGAGTACAATGTGTAAGCAGAATGAAGACTCTGCCCTCAGATATGGAATTCAAAGAGCGGATATAAAAGGTGATCAAGTATCGTTATGTGCATTGATAATAATTACATCAGGCATGAATGTTCCTCATCTTTCCACATATTACACTAATACTTTgggttttgtttaaatttcagctgttattaCATATCTGTGACATATTATCTTTGTCGTGGTCACACAACAGACAGAAatgtttaaacattttattgttataagTCAATCATATGAGGGGAGCCACTTGCTTGCACCTggtttatgatattgaatcttagtctggtgtatcaaaacataattagccatttcccttatttttaaacaggcatcaaacatttttggttctcaagagtgtctttggtggaaaaactgcagttggaAAAATGGTAACAGTTGTGACGTAAGTAttcttgttgaaaaaaaattgttactgtgATTCAATACAAACTAGTCAAGGCACATAATGTGCCCTGACTAGTTTGCTCTGACATTTGCTGTAggttttagcaattttcaatcttcattgttgtgtgtacaaactgcagttttgatagctatATAACAGTCTCTTGAATACCAGTGTTCTGCTTGAtaatgtactgtgtacatgcttaacaaccattgttattgttgacaaatgaattctattccagactgaaattagatttttaacaataaccATGCTGTACACATATGAACTGGGTTGATAATGTATGTTAGACATTCATTAtgccttaagaagtagaacaagaaactgcagtatatacacacaacaaaactaCTTGGAAATTGCCAAAGGCTACAGCTGATGGAATTTCATCATGCTGGATTTATAATTTCTGTCAGATTCAGTAGAACGATGTCCGTGTAACCCTACACTGGAAATCTCTCACAGCCCTGTTACATTCTGAGGGCTGGTTCAGGGATGTGCACATACCTGTACCAGCTCTGAGAAGCTACAGAGACTACcagctattaaaataatatcctcagtatacatgtagtatagtcagaaaaataagtagcacagctgcatttcacatccatgtacctagtgtgtcaacagtcctgtacaatagttttgcaaatagtacatgtaacatgggtttgaaaaaatgagcttgaaaattttcttccaaATCAACCTTGTAGAAGCAATGTGTACAGTTCAGTAATAGGGAAATTCCAATATAACTGGTACATGAATATCTGCATAGGCACAATTGCACTGTGTGTTTACAATAAGGCTGGTACAGGGAGGTAAGCTTTTATGTGACAAGGGTAAAAAGgggctgaaaatttcacagctgatatgtggATGTGTTCATCACTGTGCCTCAAATGCTGAACACAGGTCATGATACAGGGAGGTGATCAGCACTTCTGGTACATGCATATAGTGCTAGCATGTCACATACCTACAGCACACATTCCTATATCAGGGATGTGTATAAAATTACCCCTGCTACAGTGTTGTCAGGTACATGAGTGGTACACAGAGTGTCAAAGCTGTCTAGGAtgttgtacaaggacatggcCATGCCAAATATgcatttgtcaatttatttcaagataaaaggCTGATATGACCATCAACCATACCCTCATTCACATGAATCATATGTTTACTTGGTAGATTATGGCTTAGttcggtagagttgacttttcagatcctcagatgcagatcctcagatcctcagattcagatcctcagatctcagacttcagatcctataacttcagatgcagattcgAATTTTCAAGCCTTTACAATACCCGTATTAACAGTGTGattgcaatatttaaaataataatttgtatatgacatgtacaaggcagttatgaaaacaataaaagtctacataaacgttttcgctcaacaagtttcaacgaacacgggtctacaattacagattagctaacTTGCTTCTTCCGACCCTGATTCAGATTTAGCCCGGGGTCactggcctccaacatggaTTAGTTATATTCCTTCTCCATAGATATTACGAACGATGGTGAAATacgtatggaagaccggtcacgacatgcgacatgcgacccgctgagtttgaaacatgcgacctgcgacttcggcatttagacctacgtgtaacctgcgacttcacaacagcgacctgcgtgtttgtcaaactgcgacctgcgacttcacactgcgacatgcgacaaaAACACGTAACATTCAtggagatttaacgttcaacatcgatcaattaataagccattgctttcgctttggtaaatcgttcaccaaagtctggcaaaactcaattcatgtacacaccagttcactcattttcatctggagagataattttacgacggaaatgttgacagtccgtgttaatgcatggaaaatcatatgctacgtgataggcatttagatgtttatattataatttcaaattattttagatattcttcgtctgccttacctcgcttctttccttatgttatcgacaaactttttgatttttagaaatctctggtatttatcctcatttcactgtggtataaccatctagctgtctgtttaattcatcagttgtcccccctgtatcataactgcgtcagtgtcattgcaaacattagaattttcagttattgtcgttcattttctaacatttccagttttgttccaattctcagtgattgatcatcggatgttgccatcttttcgtctaatttcatttttacttttcgtcaaaaaatcgaattgatccaacttttgttcgAATAatgttggaaaaataaaaatattcttactggttaacttcggactacatttgtctacacaaataacatatgcaaagtaaagcagttaaaataatactgatattgacagaagtgcaaacatatttgctaaccatgaatagccagagaccgactcaagttctttataaataacgcgagttaaaactgtaaaacaggacataattaaaccctcctacaatcctattttcagtctttaagcctaatatgtacatactataatatgtacatattattttttgtgtgtatataatattttagatcatgtaggcagaaaagttccagaaactattaaacactgatgtagacgtttaaaaccctatttctattgcattatttcagatcggtttgcctttcgtaagaaggaaaataaatttgtgctcttcgtttgtggaattctctaccgtcacagcttcatgcacttctatcgctggttgaattctttcgctggccgatttttgcgtaggccagcggtgcgaaaataatgctctggtcgcgagaatgcggtaaaccggctgtttttaatatagtgcaatggtgtccctcgtgtttttcaggctcgtgttcagagcaatggtgcgaacaaatcaagactgatatcgcagtttgacaaacacgcaggacgcaggtcgctgttgtgaagtcgcaggttaggcctacaccttgttaaatgccgaagtcgcaggtcgtatgtttcaaactcgcaggacgcaggtcgcagttttgaagtcgcaggtcgcatgtcgcatgtcgtgaccggtcttccataaatacggactgtcgatagccagcatttacatgatcgtcgcGGCCTTGATAGTTTCGATCGCGCACGggtgtgtttatctctatgaGGAACGTTCACGTGATGACATATAACAAGTGGAATCATTGCGCACCCTATCTTCGACAGATGACGTTCTGATTCCgagatcgaagtttttaagttcaagattcaagatagaaataaaataatttctaaagccttttcaaatgtaaattatattttatttatcagtatattacatcgaactttgaaaattgtaaaattttaattatgaatctgcgtctgaagttataggatctgaggtctgagatctgaggatctgaatctgaggattgaggatctgaatctgaggatctgaaaagtcaactctaccgcTTAGTTCTGTTGTTCTGATCTCAATTAGCACAACTTGGGGGCTTTCTgccagcatttttgttctgcttatcaactgcagtttcccaTTCAAGTCATTGAAGCATGATGAAACTCTCAATGTTTAGCTACTCattacagtatgtacatgtagcattgttattgttgaaatttcatttaggggtggacaaaaatttatttgtcaattataaaaatgataaaaatacaggCTGTATTTAGAAACATAATACTTGGCATTATGCTGAGGAAAGTAGGCCAAGAAACTGTAGATGATAAACAGTAGTGAAATACTGAAGAagtagccaaaagttacagttaatggagcctcatttacttatttcaaactatatacatgtgaagtatatcatcaatgattgctgttgcatagccagagtgataaaatgctttctcaaagtcttTCCAACATCTTTGCAAGTCTCAAAAGCACATTGCACTGTGACTCTAATATATCTTGCCTtgtaatatattcattttgatattctggatttgaaattcattatcatgACATTCAAACCATcgttttacacatttttgccaGTGCAGTGATGCAGCAAGGCCTATGACATTGTCAATAACTTGTAAGAGCTATCTTTTTCATGCTAAGAGACTTTACCCTGAGTAGTCATGTCAGATTATTGGTGCACCAAGAAAGATTTGATAAGTGTACCTTcagtcaaatatgtgtttaagaACATGACTGTAATTTAGAATGCTGCCAATGAACATTCCAATATACTTGCACAAATTCCCTAAACATACCAGTAGATAGGCCTTGCCCTCATTGTACTAGTAGCTTGGCACTGAGTGTTTTACCATGATCTAATCTTGTGcctcaaattttaaatgtttacatcttttatattccaggatactggaaAACTCCGAGGAAGAGATGCAAAGCAACAGCCCTGTTTAGGTATGCTTGTCTATGAAGGAGCaagcagtttgtgttgtttcttgaaggtgttatattctgcagcatggaaagagacaatgttATGCTTGGTTTGCTTAGTTATCTAGGGTTTCAAAGTTTAATTACATCAGATGTCTGAAAGGAACTTGTCAATTTGTAGAGTACTTCAGGCTTGACAAAGCTGGGATGTGAACTAAATGTGCTGACAATTTTGAGTGGTCTGTAATGCGCAGGGGATTTCCCGGTGAAACAGCTAGCCATTTTGCATCAGATGCATGAGGTAAACTTTAGAACATCAAATTGTGTTATCAGTATGATCTTACAAGTAGCATTCATAAGAATGTCATTTTCAGGGAGTATACCCTTGTAAGTATCAGATTTAATTATGTTGCAACAATTaatgtttcatttcttgtaaattgcaataaatgtttatctgaaattaattttgatgattgttgttgttgttttttaatgtagcttgcatgcaggatttctaactatttcaggtgttgtttgtgtttcagatattttacagtcCTGTTTTGTGTAGCTCCATCACATAGAGGACCCAATAGGCCATTCCATGGTATGATAATCCTCCCCTGTGTctgaaaaatttgaagaaatccaatttcaatttgaaggatggtcagaaataattatcCCTCCCCACCTTCGCCCTCCCTCCCCCACCCCCCGGCAATATGGCCTATAT
Coding sequences within it:
- the LOC139127038 gene encoding uncharacterized protein isoform X1, giving the protein MASVTDEELLRKQELVMYLNDSYSRVMIRCKLQPTSWNEHPQIKRRRHQQIAATRAIATVKRCPFYQKKHQTFLVLKSVFGGKTAVGKMVTVVTILENSEEEMQSNSPV
- the LOC139127038 gene encoding uncharacterized protein isoform X2 — its product is MASVTDEELLRKQELVMYLNDSYSRVMIRCKLQPTSWNEHPQIKRRRHQQIAATRAIATVKRCPFYQKKHQTFLVLKSVFGGKTAVGKMVTVVTILENSEEEMQSSSPV